DNA from Streptomyces sp. NBC_01260:
TGTGGCTGCGTCGGATAGCGTCGGGCTCAGCCCTGTCCCCACCTGCCCTCACCTCGCGGAGTCCCGATGAGTACTGCTGCCGCCGCCCCCGTCCGTACCGGAGCGGTCCTCGCCGACCTGCTGCCCGCCGCCCGGCACCGCTACGCCGTGGACACCGCCCTGGTGCTCGGCGGCGCCGCGCTCACCGGCATAGCCGCCCAGATCGCCGTGCCGGTCCCCGGCTCCCCGGTCCCGGTCACCGGTCAGACCTTCGCCGCGCTCCTGGTCGGCACCGCGCTCGGCGCCCGCCGCGGCTTCCTGGCCCTCGCCGTGTACGCGCTCGTCGGCATGGCGGGCATGCCGTGGTTCTCGGCCGGCAGTTCCGGTGCCGGCGGTGCCTCGTTCGGCTATGTGCTCGGCATGCTGCTCGCCGCGACCGTGGTCGGCGGCCTCGCCCGCCGCGGCGGCGACCGTTCGGTGCTGCGTACGGCGGGCACCATGGTGCTCGGTTCGGCGCTCATCTACGCGGTCGGCGTGCCCTATCTGGCGCTGTCCACCGGCATGTCGGCGAGCGCCGCGATCGCGGCCGGCCTGACGCCGTTCCTGCTCGGCGACGCGCTGAAGGCGGCGCTCGCGATGGGCGCGCTGCCCGCGTCCTGGAAGCTCATCGGGCGTCGCGGCTGATGCCGTAACTCCCTCCGAAGAGGCTCGCCGGGTCGTACTGCGACACCAGACCGGCGAGCCTCTTGTGCGTCCGCGGGTCGTGGAAGCCGTCGGTGCGGTCCCCGCCGCCGAAGGAGAAGTTCAGCGAACGGCCCACGACGAGCGGGGCGACGGCCCGGGCCACCTCTTCGTACAGGGCCCGGACGGAGGTCACGTCCGTACCGTCGAGCGGTGACAGCAGCCGCAGCAGGAATCCGGCCTCGCGGAACGGCACCGCGTTCTCCGCGGCCGGCCCGGTGGCCAGTGCGCCGCCCAGGTGGTTGAGCTGGACCACGGTCATCATCGGGGCCTTCCGGCCGGTCAGCTCCAGCA
Protein-coding regions in this window:
- a CDS encoding biotin transporter BioY, whose product is MSTAAAAPVRTGAVLADLLPAARHRYAVDTALVLGGAALTGIAAQIAVPVPGSPVPVTGQTFAALLVGTALGARRGFLALAVYALVGMAGMPWFSAGSSGAGGASFGYVLGMLLAATVVGGLARRGGDRSVLRTAGTMVLGSALIYAVGVPYLALSTGMSASAAIAAGLTPFLLGDALKAALAMGALPASWKLIGRRG